A stretch of the Lolium perenne isolate Kyuss_39 chromosome 3, Kyuss_2.0, whole genome shotgun sequence genome encodes the following:
- the LOC127339394 gene encoding uncharacterized protein, whose protein sequence is MAPAKVNAAQAQQVLMALETSGAEMKVMLEQIMRRLDDGVEVSNKRHDEQIAFNAQVARDLQACRKQIDLTQADVDEVRQGAATMTSQTAARSQLGDQRAAAAAFVASGMGVPGYPRLANDGAPLIPNAPELQRPHPPPVRPNHQTNHHDDREQFVKPPKHDFPRFDVVEYRLQFEKLMYHLLALDPSLSTNFFVTQFLLGLKPELRAFVRAQSPTSITRATVLARIQEEELEAVRPRHRPVPAGRPPPAPVLPRAPNVPRASDDFAREGQLREYRRANNLCFKCGDKYSREHQCKPVAQLLTIQLGDYGEILSDDAVRALELLDEPVAQADCYMISAHALTGTEAPAALRLPVTVGNQVMILLVDSGSSHSFINNNFVDNIGLQQVSIPAVPVKLANGHLIQCDHMVQQLEWKCQGNTFQTDLRVLDLGAYDGVLGKDWLDSFSPMTCDWKGNEIAFDYNGQRISLQGILPDSVPPIERLTEGELLQLQATNAIWAMAVITADPNLGTSVAIPTSISTVISTFSDVFKEPHSLPPHRSYDHVIALEEGVLPPNSKPYRYSPLQKDEIERQVKEMLKDGTIVHSMSPFAAPVLLVKKKDGTWRFCIDYRRLNLATIKNKFPLPIVDELLDELAGAAVFSKLDLRAGYHQIRMREQDEAKTAFKTHHGHFQFRVMPFGLTNAPATFQCLMNDIFAQYTRKFVIVFLDDILVYSKDLQEHATHLEIVLQLLRKHQLYAKASKCSFAQDKIEYLGHVISKDGVATDKEKTQAMKDWPKPLSATELRGFLGLTGYYRKFVPRYGIIAKPLTQLLTKKGFQWNDQAQAAFEQLKLAMVNTPVLALPNFDRPFYIETDACATGVGAVLGQDAHPIAYFSKALGIKNQQLSTYEKEFLAVMMAVDKWRAYLQRGPFIIYTDHKSLCNLGDQQLDTDLQRKAMAKLVGILISISDVINSYTTDSEAQSLLAKLAIYSPNEEGFSLHQGVIRFKNRMWIGNNAALRTKLISALHQSAIGGHSGATATYQRLKKSFAWTGMKTAVTDFVQQCSVCQHAKHEHSKPAVLSRLSMGVNRIWVLCYMILVTKRLVMEWIGWNTLNVYVLSCCKHRLESSAKLTVIELTGNLQRRIGKAAYKLKLPADARIHPVFHVSQLKHFTPDHTPVFQDLPKPPDLSAVDSSPIEIVDRRLKKQGTHAVIQLQVKWANSSPEAVTWEDYEVLKQRYPEAQIWEGVSSQGGENVTTAPVDDQG, encoded by the exons ATGGCGCCGGCAAAGGTcaacgcggcgcaggcgcagcagGTCCTCATGGCCCTAGAGACAAGCGGCGCGGAGATGAAGGTGATGTTGGAGCAGATCATGAGGCGCTTGGACGATGGCGTGGAGGTCAGCAACAAACGCCACGACGAGCAAATCGCGTTCAACGCGCAGGTGGCTCGGGATCTTCAGGCCTGCCGCAAGCAGATCGATCTCACCCAGGCCGACGTGGACGAGGTGCGTCAAGGCGCGGCCACCATGACCTCGCAAACGGCGGCGCGTTCGCAGTTGGGGGACCAGCGTGCTGCAGCAGCGGCGTTTGTGGCTTCGGGGATGGGCGTCCCTGGGTACCCACGTCTCGCCAACGACGGAGCGCCGCTCATCCCCAACGCGCCCGAACTGCAGCGACCACACCCACCACCTGTTCGACCAAATCACCAAACGAACCACCATGACGACAGGGAGCAGTTCGTCAAGCCTCCGAAACATGATTTCCCCCGTTTTGATG TGGTAGAGTACCGATTGCAGTTTGAGAAGCTAATGTACCATTTGCTTGCACTAGATCCTTCTCTGAGCACAAATTTTTTTGTCACCCAATTTCTTCTGGGACTGAAGCCGGAGCTCCGTGCCTTTGTTCGAGCTCAGTCTCCGACCAGCATCACTCGCGCCACGGTTTTGGCACGCATACAGGAGGAGGAGTTAGAAGCGGTGCGTCCTCGACATCGTCCTGTACCAGCAGGGAGACCACCACCGGCACCCGTGCTTCCACGTGCGCCAAATGTTCCTCGTGCTTCAGATGATTTTGCCAGAGAGGGACAACTGCGGGAATATCGCCGTGCAAATAATCTCTGTTTCAAGTGTGGTGACAAGTATTCCAGAGAACACCAGTGCAAACCAGTGGCCCAGTTGTTGACAATACAGTTAGGCGATTATGGCGAGATACTGTCAGATGATGCAGTTAGAGCACTGGAGTTACTTGATGAACCAGTTGCTCAAGCAGATTGCTATATGATATCAGCACATGCCTTGACAGGAACTGAAGCTCCTGCGGCTCTTCGGTTGCCGGTTACTGTTGGTAATCAAGTGATGATCTTATTAGTAGACTCGGGCAGCTCTCATAgtttcattaacaacaattttgtGGACAACATTGGTCTTCAACAAGTCTCTATTCCTGCCGTTCCGGTGAAACTTGCTAATGGTCACTTAATCCAGTGTGATCACATGGTTCAACAACTGGAATGGAAGTGTCAGGGCAACACCTTCCAGACTGACCTCAGAGTGCTTGACTTGggagcttatgatggtgtgttagGCAAGGACTGGCTTGACTCTTTTAGTCCGATGACATGTGATTGGAAAGGGAATGAAATTGCGTTTGACTACAATGGCCAGAGGATTTCCTTGCAGGGTATTTTACCTGACAGTGTACCACCAATTGAGCGGTTGACAGAGGGCGAGTTACTGCAGTTGCAAGCGACAAATGCCATTTGGGCTATGGCAGTGATCACGGCGGATCCAAATTTAGGCACATCTGTAGCAATACCTACTTCTATTTCTACTGTCATTTCAACATTCAGTGATGTGTTCAAGGAACCTCACAGCCTTCCACCTCATCGGTCATATGATCATGTGATTGCTTTGGAAGAGGGTGTGCTTCCACCAAACAGTAAACCATATCGATATTCTCCTCTACAAAAGGATGAAATCGAACGGCAAGTTAAGGAGATGTTGAAAGATGGAACAATTGTGCACAGCATGAGCCCATTTGCTGCCCCGGTTCTTTTGGTTAAAAAGAAGGATGGCACATGGCGTTTCTGTATCGATTATCGACGTCTCAACCTTGCAACCATTAAAAATAAATTTCCATTGCCTATTGTGGATGAGTTATTGGATGAGTTGGCTGGTGCTGCAGTGTTTTCCAAGCTGGATCTGCGAGCTGGTTACCATCAGATAAGGATGAGGGAACAGGATGAAGCTAAAACAGCTTTTAAAACACATCACGGCCACTTTCAGTTCAGGGTGATGCCTTTCGGACTGACGAATGCTCCGGCAACCTTTCAATGCTTGATGAATGATATTTTTGCACAATACACTCGAAAGTTTGTGATTGTCTTTTTGGATGACATCCTGGTTTACAGTAAGGATCTGCAAGAACATGCAACACATCTGGAGATAGTTTTACAGTTGCTTCGTAAACACCAGCTGTATGCAAAAGCATCCAAGTGTTCATTTGCTCAAGACAAGATTGAGTATCTGGGACATGTGATATCCAAAGATGGGGTAGCAACAGACAAGGAGAAAACACAAGCAATGAAAGACTGGCCGAAACCCTTGTCAGCAACGGAATTAAGAGGGTTCTTGGGACTCACTGGATACTATAGGAAATTTGTTCCTCGCTATGGCATTATTGCCAAGCCATTAACACAGCTTCTGACCAAGAAGGGGTTTCAATGGAATGATCAAGCACAAGCAGCCTTTGAGCAGTTGAAGTTAGCCATGGTCAACACGCCGGTTCTGGCACTTCCAAATTTTGATCGTCCATTTTATATTGAGACAGACGCCTGTGCCACGGGGGTTGGTGCTGTTCTGGGTCAAGATGCACATCCCATTGCTTATTTCAGCAAAGCTTTGGGCATCAAAAATCAGCAATTATCGACATATGAAAAGGAATTCTTAGCGGTGATGATGGCAGTTGATAAATGGCGCGCTTATCTGCAGAGGGGTCCTTTTATTATCTATACTGATCACAAGAGCTTATGCAACCTTGGGGATCAGCAGCTAGATACTGATTTACAGCGCAAAGCCATGGCTAAACTAGTGGGGATTCTGATTTCGATTTCA GATGTGATAAACTCTTATACCACTGATTCGGAAGCACAATCTTTGCTTGCCAAGCTCGCCATTTATAGTCCCAATGAGGAAGGGTTCTCCCTGCATCAGGGTGTTATTCGTTTCAAGAACAGAATGTGGATTGGAAATAATGCGGCCCTGCGTACTAAACTGATTAGTGCTCTACATCAGAGTGCTATTGGAGGTCATTCAGGAGCCACTGCTACTTACCAGCGACTAAAGAAATCTTTTGCCTGGACTGGGATGAAGACGGCCGTCACAGACTTTGTTCAACAGTGTTCTGTGTGTCAGCATGCTAAGCACGAGCACAGTAAGCCAGCGG TCCTTTCAAGGCTCTCTATGGGCGTGAACCGAATTTGGGTACTATGTTACATGATACTGGTGACCAAGCGACTTGTGATGGAATGGATTGGATGGAACACACTCAACGTCTACGTGCTCAGTTGTTGCAAGCACAGACTAGAATCAAGCGCAAAGCTGACCGTCATCGAACTGACAGGGAATTTGCAGAGG CGAATTGGGAAGGCAGCATATAAACTGAAGTTGCCAGCTGATGCTCGAATCCATCCGGTGTTCCATGTTTCCCAGTTGAAGCACTTCACTCCAGACCACACGCCGGTGTTCCAGGACCTACCAAAACCTCCAGATTTGTCAGCTGTTGATTCTTCGCCAATCGAGATTGTCGATCGTCGTCTGAAGAAACAAGGTACTCATGCTGTCATTCAACTACAGGTCAAGTGGGCTAATTCATCGCCAGAAGCTGTAACCTGGGAGGACTATGAGGTGCTCAAGCAAAGGTATCCTGAAGCTCAAATCTGGGAAGGAGTTTCGTCTCAAGGAGGGGAAAATGTCACTACTGCACCTGTCGATGATCAAGGCTAA
- the LOC127341665 gene encoding aspartate--tRNA ligase 2, cytoplasmic, giving the protein MSSENYGDVPLEELQSKAISGRSWTDISDLDEAATGRSVLIRGFAQAIRQVGKKRAFVVLRDRISTVQCVLSASDDTGVSTQMIKFAASISKESVVDIEGVVSLPEKPIEATTQKVEIQVTKVHCISPAIPTLPFNLEDAARSEAEFEKAEQSGQKLARVLQDTRLNHRVVDLRTPMNQAIFGGILDHVEHKFRDYLRSKKFKVVHSPKIISGSSEGGAAVFKLLYVNGEPVCLAQSPQLHKQMSICAGLGRVFEVSSIFRAENSNTHRHLCEFTGLDAEMEIKEHYFEVCDIIDGLFVSMFNYLNENCRLELEIINKQCPFEPLKYLEKTLRLTYAEGIEMLKEAGIEIEPMGDLNTEAEKQLGRLVKEKYGTEFFILHRYPLAVRPFYTMPCYDDPAYSNSFDVFIRGEEIISGGQRIHTPDLLRKRAKECGIDLSTIKSYIDSFRYGAPPHGGFGAGLERVVMLFCGLDNIRKASLFPRDPHRLEP; this is encoded by the exons ATGTCGTCGGAAAACTATGGTGACGTTCCCTTGGAGGAGCTCCAGTCCAAGGCCATCTCCGGCCGGTCCTGGACAGACATCAGCGACCTCGATGAGGCCGCGACGGGCCGCTCCGTGCTGATCCGCGGGTTTGCGCAGGCGATCCGCCAGGTCGGCAAGAAGAGGGCGTTCGTCGTGCTGCGCGACCGCATCAGCACCGTGCAGTGCGTGCTCAGCGCCAGCGATGACACGGGCGTCAGCACGCAGATGATCAAGTTTGCCGCCTCCATCAGCAAGGAGAGCGTCGTTGACATCGAGGGCGTCGTCTCCCTCCCGGAGAAGCCCATCGAGGCCACAACACAGAAG GTGGAGATTCAGGTTACGAAGGTCCATTGCATCAGCCCGGCCATCCCCACACTTCCATTCAACCTTGAGGATGCAGCCCGTAGTGAAGCAGAATTTGAGAAGGCTGAGCAG AGTGGACAGAAACTGGCACGTGTTCTCCAGGACACACGATTGAACCATCGAGTTGTCGATCTGAGGACACCCATGAATCAAGCAATCTTCGGTGGTATCCTAGACCATGTTGAGCAC AAATTCAGGGACTATTTGCGCTCAAAGAAATTTAAAGTGGTCCACAGCCCCAAGATTATTTCTGGATCAAGTGAAGGCGGTGCAGCTGTATTCAAGCTACTGTACGTTAATGGCGAGCCTGTTTGCTTAGCACAATCTCCTCAATTACACAAGCAGATGAGTATTTGTGCTGGCTTAGGCCGTGTGTTTGAGGTTAGTTCTATATTTAGAGCCGAAAACTCAAACACACACAGGCATTTGTGCGAGTTTACTGGCCTGGATGCAGAGATGGAGATAAAGGAGCACTACTTTGAG GTTTGTGATATTATAGACGGATTATTCGTATCAATGTTCAACTACCTCAATGAAAATTGCCGACTGGAACTGGAGATCATAAATAAGCAGTGTCCATTCGAGCCTCTGAAG TacctagagaaaaccttgaggctAACATATGCGGAGGGAATTGAAATGTTGAAG GAAGCTGGAATTGAAATCGAGCCTATGGGTGACCTCAACACAGAAGCTGAGAAACAACTTGGTCGGCTTGTTAAGGAGAA GTATGGCACAGAATTTTTCATTCTACATCGGTATCCTTTGGCCGTACGCCCTTTCTACACCATGCCTTGTTATGATGACCCTGCTTACAGCAACTCGTTCGATGTCTTCATTCGAG GCGAGGAAATTATTTCTGGAGGACAACGAATTCATACGCCTGACCTTCTGAGAAAACGTGCAAAGGAGTGTGGAATTGATCTAAGCACTATTAAATCATACATAGACTCATTCAG ATATGGTGCACCTCCGCATGGAGGTTTTGGTGCCGGGTTGGAGAGAGTAGTGATGCTATTCTGTGGCCTCGACAACATCAGGAAGGCATCTCTTTTCCCTCGCGACCCACACAGGCTCGAGCCATAA
- the LOC127341664 gene encoding leucine-rich repeat extensin-like protein 3 — protein sequence MIRAALLLLALLSAAAGAGGAAALDFSGDGGGEEAARTAAVELDPSWHFPSRNIRDAYIALQTWKRYAIFSDPHDLTADWAGPAVCNYTGVYCAPLPTSPAVLAVAGLDLNHGDIAGYLPPELGLLADLALLHLNSNRLCGVLPRALRRLRLLHELDLSNNRLVGKFPDVVLDLPSLRFLDLRFNEFEGAVPPALFDRPLDAIFLNHNRFRFRIPDNVGNSPASALVLAHNDFAGCLPASVANMSATLNELLLINTGLSSCLPPEIGRLRELTVLDVSFNRIAGPLPREVAGLRKLEQLDVAHNLLSGPIPQAVCALPRLKNFTFAYNFFTAEPPACARVVPRDSDRDNCLPNRPAQRAPQQCAAFFARPPANCAAFQCKPFVPASPPPPSPPPPSPPPPSPPPPSPSPPPPSPPPPSPPPPSPPPHSPPPPKPVHHPPPPPKPVHHPPPPPPAPHPHPSCPPPPPCACPPPPPYYPGPLPPVSHASYGSPPPPPYNPDPWPPVTWAEYGSPPPPLRQ from the coding sequence ATGATCCGAGCCGCGCTACTCCTGCTCGCCctcctctccgccgccgccggtgccGGCGGCGCCGCGGCGCTggacttctccggcgacggcgggggcGAGGAAGCGGCCCGGACGGCGGCGGTGGAGCTGGATCCATCCTGGCACTTCCCGAGCCGCAACATCCGGGACGCCTACATCGCGCTGCAGACCTGGAAGCGCTACGCCATCTTCTCCGACCCGCACGACCTCACCGCCGACTGGGCGGGCCCGGCGGTCTGCAACTACACGGGCGTCTACTGCGCGCCGCTCCCCACCTCCCCGGCggtcctcgccgtcgccggcctcGACCTCAACCACGGCGACATCGCGGGGTACCTGCCGCCCGAGCTCGGCCTGCTCGCCGACCTCGCGCTGCTCCACCTCAACTCCAACCGCCTCTGCGGCGTGCTCCCGCGCGCGctgcgccgcctccgcctcctccacgaGCTCGACCTCAGCAACAACCGCCTCGTCGGCAAGTTCCCCGACGTCGTCCTCGACCTCCCCTCCCTCCGCTTCCTCGACCTCCGCTTCAACGAGTTCGAGGGCGCCGTGCCGCCGGCCCTCTTCGACCGCCCGCTCGACGCCATCTTCCTCAACCACAACCGCTTCCGCTTCCGGATCCCCGACAACGTCGGCAACTCGCCCGCCTCCGCGCTCGTCCTCGCGCACAACGACTTCGCCGGATGCCTCCCAGCCAGCGTCGCCAACATGTCTGCCACCCTCAACGAGCTCCTCCTCATCAATACCGGGCTCAGCTCCTGCCTCCCGCCCGAGATCGGGCGTCTGCGGGAGCTCACCGTGCTTGATGTCAGCTTTAACCGGATCGCTGGCCCGCTGCCGCGGGAGGTGGCCGGGCTCAGGAAGCTGGAGCAGCTCGACGTCGCGCACAACCTGCTCTCCGGCCCCATCCCGCAGGCCGTGTGCGCCCTGCCGCGCCTCAAGAACTTCACATTCGCCTACAACTTCTTCACCGCCGAGCCGCCCGCCTGCGCGCGCGTCGTGCCACGGGACAGCGACCGGGACAACTGTCTGCCCAACCGCCCTGCCCAGCGGGCACCGCAGCAGTGCGCCGCCTTCTTCGCCCGCCCGCCTGCCAACTGTGCGGCGTTCCAGTGCAAGCCGTTCGTCCCGgcctcgccgccaccgccatcccCGCCCCCGCCTTCTCCACCGCCGCCATCGCCTCCTCCACCCTCACCGTCCCCACCGCcaccttctccaccaccaccatcaccacccccGCCCTCACCACCCCCGCATTCACCACCGCCGCCAAAGCCAGTCCAccatccaccgccaccgccaaagCCAGTccaccacccgccgccgccccctcctGCCCCGCATCCGCATCCGTCATGCCCACCCCCGCCACCCTGTGCctgtccaccaccaccaccctatTACCCCGGCCCACTGCCACCAGTCTCACATGCTTCATATggatcaccaccaccgccaccctaTAATCCCGACCCATGGCCACCAGTTACCTGGGCAGAATATGGATCACCGCCACCGCCTCTACGGCAGTGA